DNA sequence from the Sphingomonas sp. genome:
CGGCCCGGCGCTGCCCAGCTCGATCGTGCCGGCCAGCGCGCCGGGGCCGTTCGCGCCGCCGCCGCCGCGCGTGACGCGGATTTGCCCCAGCCGGCGCGGATCGAAGGCCGGCCAGGCGATCCAGCCGCCGAACGGATCGGTCTGCGGCACGCCGTCGAGGATGACGAGCGCCCGACTCGACGCGTTGCCGCCGAGCGCGCGAAAGGTCGCGCCCTGGCTGGTCGGATTGGCCGAACGGGCATCGGAACGGCGGAATTGCTGAAAACCCGGCACGTCTCGCAGCACGTCCTCGAGCCGGTTCGACGGGGCGTTGGCGAGCCGGTCGCGCCCGATCGTCACACCGCCATAGGCCGCTTCGCCGCGTGCCGTGTCCAGCCCGCCCCCGGTGATAACGATCTCGTCCTGCGCGGTGACGGGCGCGGCGAGGAGCATCGAAAGGAGGAGCAGCTGGCGAGGCACCCGGCTCTCTAACAAGGAAAAGGCCGCCCCGGCGAGAGGAATGCCGGGGCGGCCTGATCTTAACGCCGAAAGGGCGTCGGGCTTAGCTGGGGGTACGCACCCCGGCCGCCGCTTCGAGCTGGGCGCGGGTCATCGCGAGGACGAGGCCCTGCGAATCCTTGCCGAAGCTCGAGATCGGTATCTCCGCCCGCACCGTACCGGTGTTGAGCACGGCGGCCTGGCCTTCGACCGATTCGATCGTCCCGACGGGAGCGCCGGTCTGATCGCGGACCGCGGCACCGGCCTGGACGTCGGCGGCGGTGGCCGCCGTCACCGTGCCGGGCTCGGCGCTCGCGTCGGCCTGCACATCAGTCTGCACCTCGGTCTGCGTGTCGGGGATCTGCGGTTGCGGCGTTTCCGGAACCGGAGGCATCGTATCGCGAACCGTATCCTGCACATCCTGCACCGGGTCGGTCACCGGCGAGGTGAGCGGATGATCGACCGGGGGAACCGGCGGCGTCTGAACCTGGCCCTGCCCGGTCGCGTCGAGCGACTGGGCGGACACGAGGCCCGGGGCCGACAGCATGGCGGCGGCAGCCAACATCTTGATCTTGAACGTCATTATACCCTCCGATGGTGGAAATTCAAAAGGGTAACGCACCGGCCCGCGGGGCAGGTTGCATGGTGCGCGACGAATCGTTCACCCATGGCGACGACCGGCGAAAAATCGCGGAAAACCGCCAAAAAACCAGTAATTTTACGAGGTCTTATGCGTGATCATTCCGGCGCCGGATAACGATCGAAGGCGGGCAGTTCGTGCGCCTTCGCCATCCAGCCCAGCCGTTCGGCGGCCTGGACATGGATGTCCGGCGCCATCGCGCCCGGATCGTCGAGCGTCGCGATCTGGATATCGACAAGTCCGGGCAGAACGGTCTCGTTATAGTAGAACAGGCCCGTGCCGCAGTCGGGGCAGAAGTGCCGCCGGCCATTTTCGGACGAGGCATAGACCTTCGCGGTGCCGGACTGGACGGTGAGCGCGTTGCCCGGAAAGGCCGCCCAGCCCACGACGGGCGCGCCGGCATGGCGCCGGCAATCGTCGCAATGGCACAGCGCCTTGTAGACGGGATCGCCCGTCACTTCGTAACGAATGGCGCCGCAATGGCAGTGTCCGGTGGGCATCGAGTCTCTCCCGCGAGTCGTTCCGGCGCGCATCATGCGCGGAACATATCGCGAACTCAATAACCCCGAACGTAGCTAGAGCACATATTTGCTGAGATCGGCATCGCGCGCGATGTCGGCGAGCTGGGCCTCGACATAAGCGGCGTCGATCCGCACCGTCTCGCCGCCGCGCTCCTCCGCCTCGAAGCTCACATCCTCCAGCAATTTCTCCATCACGGTCTGGAGCCGGCGCGCGCCGATATTCTCCAGGCTCTCGTTCACCTCGGCGGCGATGCGAGCGAGCGCGCTGATGCCGTCCTCGGTGAAGTCGATGGTCACGCTTTCGGTGGCGAGCAGGGCGCGATATTGCTCGGTGAGGCTGGCGCGCGTGTCGGAGAGGATGCGGACGAAATCCTCTTCGGTGAGCGCTTTCAGCTCGACGCGGATCGGCAGGCGGCCCTGAAGCTCCGGGAGCAGATCGCTGGGCTTGGCGACGTGGAAGGCACCGGACGCGATGAAGAGGATGTGATCGGTCTTCATCGGGCCGTATTTGGTGGCGACCGTCGTGCCCTCGATCAGCGGCAGGAGGTCGCGCTGCACGCCCTCGCGGCTGACCGAGCCGCCGCGCACGTCGCTGACCGCGATCTTGTCGATCTCGTCGAGGAAGACGATGCCGTTCGCCTCGGCGTCGCGCAGCGCGACCCGGTTCACGTCGTCGGCGTCGAGGCGCTTGTCCTGCTCCTCCTCGACCAGCTTGTCCCAGGCTTCGGCGACGCGCATCTTGCGCTTCTTGCGGGGCTGCTGCCCCATCGCCTTGCCCATGATGTCGCTGAGGTTGATCATGCCGACCTGGCCGCCCATGCCGGGGATCTCGAACGGGGTGGAGGGCTGGTCGGAAACCTCGATCTCGACCTCCCTGTCGTTCATGCTGTTGTCGATCAGCCGCTGGCGGAAGGATTCGCGGGTGGCGAGGCTGGCATCCTTGCCGGTCAGGGCGTCAAGCAACCGCTCCATCGCCGCGTTGGACGCGGCCTCGCGCACCGCCTCGCGGCGGCGCTCCTTCTCCAGCCGCACCGCCTCCTCGACCAGGTCGCGGGCGATCTGCTCGACATCGCGGCCGACATAGCCGACCTCGGTGAACTTGGTCGCCTCGACCTTCACGAAGGGCGCGTCGGCGAGCTTGGCGAGACGCCGGCTGATCTCGGTCTTGCCGCAGCCGGTGGGGCCGATCATCAGGATGTTCTTCGGCGTCACCTCGTCGCGCAGATCCGCACCGAGCTGCTGGCGGCGCCAGCGGTTGCGCAGGGCGACCGCGACGGCGCGCTTGGCCTCGCGCTGGCCGATGATGTGGGAATCGAGCGCGGCGACCACCGCCTTGGGGGTGAGGGCGTCGTTCATGCGTCCTGCCTTGCTGGGGGTGGCGTCGCTGTGCGGTTCGGAGGCGCCGGTATCGGCCAGCGAAGCGGGTTCATAGTCCATATCGTCCGCTACATTGGTCGCAAGGCGAAACAGTTCAAGCCGTGCAGCGCAGGGCGGAGAAGAGCCGCCGGTGCCGCTCGACGATCCGGGCGATAGCCTCCGGCTGTGTCGCCGCGTCCCACACGCCGCGCTCGAACGTGCCGCCGAGGATGATGCCGTCGGCGCGCGGGAACATGTAGCCTGCCGATCCGGTATAGGCGTAGCGGATCTCCGGCTGGGGCAGCAGCACGGCGAGCTGGCCGCGGATCGGGGTCAGCTCGGTGTCGCCGAACAGGCCGTGGGCGCCGAGGCCGGTGCAGTTGAAGACCAGGGTTTCGAGAAGGGAGGCGATGTCGGTCGGCGCGTGGAATTCGCGCACCCGGATGACGCCGCCGGCGATCTGGATGTCGCGCTGGAGCTGGAAGAGGAAGCGGCCGGTTTCGACATACATGGTGTCGAAGGCGATGATATTGCCGGTTGGGAAGGGGTGCTCGTCGCGCCCGAGGCGGCGGGCGGCGGGATGGTAGCGGTCCGGCTCGCCGTCCCCGCCGCTTTCGGCATAGGTGGTGAGCCAGCGGACGCCGCTATCTTCGCCGATCATGATCTGGAAGCGGCGCCAGCTATAGTCGAGCGCGGCTTCCAGCTGGGCGCGCCAGGCGGACGTCACCGCGCTGTCGCGATAATGGCCATAGGGGCTCCACTGGCCGCCGGCGATGTTGGAGGTCGTGTCGGGCGGCAGCGCCTTGGCGTAGATCGTGACCGGGAAGCCCGCTTCCTGCACCAGCCGCGCGGTGGTGAGCCCGACCGCGCCGGCGCCGATCACCGCGACCGGGCCTTGATGCCCTTGCAGCCCCAGCTCCACGGCCAGCTTCGACGTGCCCCAGCACAAGGTGATGCCGGCGCCGCCATGGCCGTAATTGTGGACGAGGCGTTTGTCCCCCAGCGCCTCGGCGCGGACCACGAAGCCGGAGGCGCGATAGGGGCGCAGGCCGGCGACGGTGCGGATCACCCGATTGGGCGCGACATTGACTGGCGGCAGGCAGCCGCGCGGGGCGGCCGGCGACACGGCATTGGTGGTGACGCAGCCGGGCAGGGCCAGCGCCGAAGCGGCGGAACCGAGAAAGGCACGGCGGCGAAGCGCGTACATGACCGGACCCTAGCCGGGTTCACGCGCTCCCATCAACGGCCTCCCGGCGTCAGCCGCCGCCCTGGACGATCTCCTGCCCCGTCGCCTCGCGCCAGGCCGCATCGACCAGCGGGCGGGCCCAATATTGATCGAACCAGCGGCCGAGCCAGGGATCGCCGCCGGTGAACACAGCCTTGTGTTCCGCGAGATCGATGCGTTCCCGAATCGCGGCCGGCTCCAGCCCCTCGGCGGCGAGCGGGGCGACCTGTTCGCGGACGGCGGCGAGCAAGGCGGTCAGCCGGTCGAGATAGACATGGTCGCGCTG
Encoded proteins:
- a CDS encoding GFA family protein, encoding MPTGHCHCGAIRYEVTGDPVYKALCHCDDCRRHAGAPVVGWAAFPGNALTVQSGTAKVYASSENGRRHFCPDCGTGLFYYNETVLPGLVDIQIATLDDPGAMAPDIHVQAAERLGWMAKAHELPAFDRYPAPE
- the hslU gene encoding ATP-dependent protease ATPase subunit HslU; this encodes MNDALTPKAVVAALDSHIIGQREAKRAVAVALRNRWRRQQLGADLRDEVTPKNILMIGPTGCGKTEISRRLAKLADAPFVKVEATKFTEVGYVGRDVEQIARDLVEEAVRLEKERRREAVREAASNAAMERLLDALTGKDASLATRESFRQRLIDNSMNDREVEIEVSDQPSTPFEIPGMGGQVGMINLSDIMGKAMGQQPRKKRKMRVAEAWDKLVEEEQDKRLDADDVNRVALRDAEANGIVFLDEIDKIAVSDVRGGSVSREGVQRDLLPLIEGTTVATKYGPMKTDHILFIASGAFHVAKPSDLLPELQGRLPIRVELKALTEEDFVRILSDTRASLTEQYRALLATESVTIDFTEDGISALARIAAEVNESLENIGARRLQTVMEKLLEDVSFEAEERGGETVRIDAAYVEAQLADIARDADLSKYVL
- a CDS encoding FAD-dependent oxidoreductase, yielding MYALRRRAFLGSAASALALPGCVTTNAVSPAAPRGCLPPVNVAPNRVIRTVAGLRPYRASGFVVRAEALGDKRLVHNYGHGGAGITLCWGTSKLAVELGLQGHQGPVAVIGAGAVGLTTARLVQEAGFPVTIYAKALPPDTTSNIAGGQWSPYGHYRDSAVTSAWRAQLEAALDYSWRRFQIMIGEDSGVRWLTTYAESGGDGEPDRYHPAARRLGRDEHPFPTGNIIAFDTMYVETGRFLFQLQRDIQIAGGVIRVREFHAPTDIASLLETLVFNCTGLGAHGLFGDTELTPIRGQLAVLLPQPEIRYAYTGSAGYMFPRADGIILGGTFERGVWDAATQPEAIARIVERHRRLFSALRCTA